One segment of Brassica napus cultivar Da-Ae chromosome C3, Da-Ae, whole genome shotgun sequence DNA contains the following:
- the LOC106388002 gene encoding ATP synthase subunit gamma, mitochondrial, producing the protein MAMAVFRREGRRLLPSIAARPIAPIRSPLSSDQEEGPLGVRSISTQVVRNRMKSVKNIQKITKAMKMVAASKLRAVQGRAENSRGLWQPFTALLGDNPSIDVKKSVVVTLSSDKGLCGGINSTVVKVSRALYKLNAGPEKDVKFVIVGEKAKAIMFRDSKNDISLTVTELNKNPLNYAQVSVLADDILKNVEFDALRIVYNKFHSVVAFLPTVATVLSPEIIEKESEVGGKLGELDSYEIEGGETKGEILQNLAEFQFSCVMFNAVLENACSEMGARMSAMDSSSRNAGEMLDRLTLTYNRTRQASITTELIEIISGASALEAAK; encoded by the exons ATGGCAATGGCTGTATTCCGTCGCGAAGGGAGGCGTCTCCTCCCTTCAATCGCCGCTCGCCCAATTGCTCCCATCCGATCTCCTCTCTCTTCTGACCA GGAGGAAGGACCTCTTGGAGTTCGTTCTATCTCAACTCAAGTTG TGCGTAACCGCATGAAGAGTGTGAAGAACATCCAAAAGATCACAAAGGCCATGAAGATGGTTGCTGCTTCTAAGCTTAGAGCTGTTCAAGGACGAGCTGAGAACTCCCGTGGGCTTTGGCAGCCTTTTACTGCTCTTCTTGGAGATAATCCCA GCATTGATGTGAAGAAGAGTGTGGTGGTCACTCTCTCTTCTGACAAGGGTCTCTGTGGTGGAATTAACTCCACTGTTGTTAAAGTGAGCAGGGCTCTGTACAAATTGAATGCTG GTCCTGAAAAGGACGTGAAGTTTGTTATTGTCGGAGAGAAAGCAAAGGCTATAATGTTCCGTGACTCCAAGAACGACATTTCCCTTACTGTTACAGAGCTGAATAAGAATCCACTCAATTATGCTCAG GTCTCAGTTTTAGCTGATGACATCCTGAAGAACGTTGAGTTCGATGCTTTGCGCATTGTTTACAACAAGTTCCATTCCGTTGTCGCATTTCTACCGACTGTGGCCACTGTTTTGTCACCTGAG ATTATTGAGAAGGAGTCTGAAGTTGGAGGAAAACTCGGTGAGCTCGACTCATACGAGATTGAAGGTGGTGAAACAAAGGGTGAAATTCTGCAGAATCTGGCCGAGTTTCAGTTCTCTTGT GTAATGTTCAATGCGGTGCTGGAGAATGCATGTAGTGAGATGGGAGCTAGGATGTCTGCTATGGACAGCTCAAGCAGAAACGCAGGAGAAATGCTTGACCGTCTCACCCTCACTTACAACAGGACTCGTCAAGCTTCTATCACAACAGAGCTTATCGAGATTATCTCTggagcttctgcacttgaagcCGCTAAATAA